The following coding sequences lie in one Methylotenera versatilis 301 genomic window:
- a CDS encoding nitroreductase family protein, whose product MNVNTAIETRRSVKSFDPHHKMTQAEIDQLMSLAMLSPTAFNIQNWRFVLVTDAVLRHQIRSVSWNQAQVEEASLLIVLTADLKAWEKQPERYWKNAPKAASDILVPMIGHYYANNEQLQRDEGMRSCGMAAMTIMLAAKEMGYDTCPMDGFDFDAVGKLLNLPADHTPAMFVVVGKALKEAQPRSGQLAMNEVVISNTF is encoded by the coding sequence ATGAACGTGAATACCGCGATTGAAACACGTCGCTCAGTCAAGAGTTTTGACCCGCACCACAAAATGACGCAAGCTGAAATTGATCAGTTAATGTCTTTAGCCATGCTATCGCCTACAGCATTTAATATTCAAAATTGGCGCTTTGTATTGGTCACAGATGCTGTACTGCGTCATCAGATACGTTCAGTGAGCTGGAATCAAGCGCAAGTGGAAGAAGCTTCTTTGCTGATTGTGCTTACCGCAGATTTAAAAGCTTGGGAAAAGCAACCTGAGCGTTACTGGAAAAACGCGCCTAAAGCCGCTTCTGATATTCTAGTACCTATGATTGGTCATTATTACGCAAATAACGAGCAACTTCAGCGTGATGAAGGCATGCGCTCTTGCGGCATGGCTGCGATGACGATAATGTTAGCGGCAAAAGAAATGGGGTATGACACCTGCCCTATGGATGGTTTTGACTTTGATGCTGTTGGCAAATTACTTAACTTACCTGCCGACCACACCCCAGCAATGTTTGTGGTTGTTGGTAAAGCGTTAAAAGAAGCGCAGCCACGCAGTGGCCAACTAGCCATGAATGAAGTCGTGATAAGCAATACATTTTAG
- a CDS encoding GreA/GreB family elongation factor, which produces MSRGFVKEDDVERAGTDLPERRVSEFPNYVTPFGLAQLQTQATALEQQQQALLPSKDDPATQQTLAPLRRDLRYLETRLENVILIDPTTQPKDTVLFGATVNVEDEEGNPHQFTIVGEDEADIALNKVSWVSPIAKALIGHKVGETVSWQRPAGNLNLEILAINY; this is translated from the coding sequence GTGAGTCGCGGCTTTGTCAAAGAAGATGATGTAGAAAGAGCTGGCACCGACTTACCTGAACGTCGGGTGAGTGAGTTCCCAAACTACGTCACACCATTTGGCTTAGCACAGTTGCAAACTCAAGCCACGGCTTTAGAACAGCAGCAACAAGCGCTGTTACCAAGTAAAGACGACCCTGCCACACAACAAACCTTGGCGCCTTTAAGACGAGATTTGCGTTACTTAGAAACACGCTTGGAAAATGTAATTTTAATTGACCCAACTACGCAACCTAAAGATACGGTTTTATTTGGTGCTACGGTCAATGTTGAAGATGAAGAAGGTAATCCCCATCAATTCACTATAGTAGGTGAAGATGAAGCAGACATCGCATTAAATAAGGTCAGCTGGGTTTCGCCGATTGCAAAGGCATTAATCGGGCACAAAGTTGGTGAAACTGTGAGTTGGCAACGCCCTGCTGGCAATTTAAATCTAGAGATTTTGGCCATTAATTACTAA
- the guaA gene encoding glutamine-hydrolyzing GMP synthase, whose translation MHSKILILDFGSQVTQLIARRVREAHVYCEIHSCEVSDEFVRNFGADGIILSGSHASAYEEESDSAPQAVFELGVPVLGICYGMQTMAQQLGGKVEAGHKREFGYAQVRARGHSALFRDIQDSTNAEGHGFIDVWMSHGDKVTEIPAGFKVIASNDTTPIAAMADEMRKFYAVQFHPEVTHTKQGQAILNRFVLDICGAKPDWIMGDYIAEAVAKIKAQVGDEEVILGLSGGVDSSVAAALIHRAIGNQLTCVFVDHGLLRLNEGDLVMEMFAGRLHVNVIRVDATDQFMGHLAGVSDPEAKRKIIGREFVEVFKNEAAKLKAGTGGHKGATFLAQGTIYPDVIESGGAKSKKAVTIKSHHNVGGLPEQLGLKLLEPLRDLFKDEVRELGVALGLPADMVYRHPFPGPGLGVRILGEIKKDFADLLRRADAIFIEELRNTKDEATGKTWYELTSQAFTVFLPVKSVGVMGDGRTYDYVVALRAVVTSDFMTAHWAELPYSLLGRVSNRIINEVRGINRVVYDVSGKPPATIEWE comes from the coding sequence ATGCACTCAAAAATCCTTATCCTAGATTTCGGCTCTCAAGTCACTCAACTTATCGCACGTCGTGTGCGTGAAGCACATGTGTATTGCGAAATTCACTCATGCGAAGTGTCAGACGAGTTTGTGCGCAACTTTGGCGCCGATGGCATTATCCTTTCAGGTAGCCATGCCAGTGCTTATGAGGAAGAGTCCGATAGCGCCCCGCAAGCTGTATTCGAGCTTGGCGTGCCTGTTTTAGGGATTTGTTACGGCATGCAAACCATGGCGCAGCAACTTGGCGGCAAAGTAGAAGCTGGTCATAAACGTGAGTTTGGTTATGCGCAAGTACGCGCTCGTGGTCACTCTGCCCTATTCCGCGACATTCAAGATAGTACAAACGCAGAAGGTCATGGCTTCATAGATGTGTGGATGAGCCACGGCGATAAAGTGACTGAAATACCTGCTGGCTTTAAAGTGATTGCTAGCAACGATACTACGCCCATTGCAGCAATGGCTGACGAGATGCGTAAATTCTACGCAGTACAATTTCACCCAGAAGTGACCCATACCAAGCAAGGTCAAGCTATACTTAACCGCTTTGTGTTAGATATTTGTGGCGCTAAACCTGACTGGATTATGGGCGATTACATTGCTGAAGCTGTCGCTAAAATAAAAGCACAAGTCGGTGATGAAGAAGTGATTCTAGGCTTATCTGGTGGCGTGGATTCTAGCGTTGCAGCTGCTCTAATTCACCGTGCAATTGGCAACCAGCTTACTTGCGTATTTGTTGACCACGGCCTACTTCGCTTGAATGAAGGTGATTTGGTGATGGAGATGTTCGCAGGTCGCTTACACGTGAACGTGATTCGCGTAGACGCAACAGATCAATTCATGGGACATTTAGCTGGTGTGAGTGACCCAGAAGCTAAACGTAAAATTATTGGCCGTGAATTTGTAGAAGTATTTAAAAACGAGGCTGCTAAGCTCAAAGCAGGCACTGGCGGACATAAAGGTGCTACCTTCTTAGCACAAGGTACGATTTACCCAGATGTGATTGAATCTGGCGGCGCAAAATCTAAAAAAGCCGTCACGATTAAAAGTCATCACAACGTAGGTGGCTTACCTGAACAATTAGGTTTAAAACTACTTGAGCCACTACGTGACTTATTTAAAGATGAAGTCCGTGAACTTGGCGTGGCACTTGGTTTGCCAGCTGATATGGTGTATCGCCATCCGTTCCCAGGGCCAGGTTTAGGTGTACGTATTTTAGGTGAAATTAAAAAAGACTTTGCTGATTTACTCCGCCGTGCTGATGCGATTTTTATAGAAGAGCTACGCAATACCAAAGACGAGGCCACAGGCAAAACTTGGTATGAACTGACTAGTCAGGCTTTTACTGTGTTCTTACCAGTAAAGTCTGTAGGTGTAATGGGTGATGGCCGTACTTATGATTACGTTGTGGCCTTGCGCGCTGTTGTGACTAGCGACTTTATGACTGCACACTGGGCGGAGTTGCCCTACTCACTTTTAGGCCGCGTTTCAAACCGTATCATCAATGAAGTACGTGGTATCAACCGCGTGGTGTATGACGTTTCTGGCAAACCACCAGCGACGATCGAATGGGAATAA